The region TAGTTCGTCATATTTAGTGGCATTAACATTTTTACGTGGGTCATCGTTATAAACTCCATCAACACCGTTTTTAGCCATTAAAATAGCATCAGCATTGATTTCAGCTGCACGTAAGGCAGCCGTTGTATCAGTTGAGAAATAAGGATTTCCAGTTCCTCCACCAAAAATAACAATACGACCTTTTTCAAGATGACGAATCGCACGACGACGAATATATGGTTCAGCAATTTGATTCATATGAATTGAGGTTTGTGTTCTTGTTTGAACTCCACATCCTTCAAGTGCATTTTGAAGAGCTAAGGCATTCATGACAGTTGCTAACATTCCCATATAGTCTGCACTAGAGCGCTCCATTCCCATTTCACTCGCCGTTTTACCACGCCAAATGTTTCCACCACCAACAATGATAGCGATTTCCACACCTGTTTCATATGCACTTTTAATTTCTAAAGCAATTTTCTGTACTGTTTCAGCATCGATACCAAAACCTTTTCCTCCAGCTAATGCTTCTCCACTAAGCTTTAGCACAACACGTTTATACGAAGTCATTAAGGCACCCACTTTCTCATCCATTTATATCCAAAGCAAGGGACACAGTGATGTGTCCCTTAATTAAAATAAGTTGTTATGCGCGAACTTGGCTCATTACTTCTTCTGCGAAGTTAGTAACCACTTTCTCGATTCCTTCTCCAACTTCTAAACGAACGAATAATTTGATAGTTGATCCGTTGTTTGCAGCCCATTTAGCAACTGTTAAATCTCCATCTTTAACGAATGGTTGTTCTAACATACAAACGTCTGCTAAGAATTTACGGATACGACCTTCAACCATTTTTTCAACGATGTTAGCTGGTTTTCCTTCATTTAATGCTTCTTGAGTTAAGATTTCACGTTCTTTAGTAACAACTTCAGCTGGAACTTCTGATTGTGTTAAGTATTGAGGGTTGATTGCAGCAGCATGCATTGCAGCATCTTTAGCTACTTCTTCTTTACCTTCAACTACTGTTAACGCAGCAATACGTCCACCCATGTGTAAGTAAGATCCGAAGAATTCATTATCTGCTTTTTCAACAACTGTTAAACGACGTAAAGTGATTTTTTCTCCGATTGTTGAAGTTGCTTCGATTAACATTTCGTTAACTGTTACTCCATCAACAGCGATTTCTAATGCTGCTTCAACTGAAGCTGGTTTGTTAGCTACTAAGATTTTTCCTAATTTATCTAATAAAGTTAAGAATTGCTCATTTTTAGCAACGAAGTCTGTTTCAGAGTTTAATTCGAAAATAACTGCTGTATTTCCATCGATAGCTACTGAACATAATCCTTCAGCTGCAACACGATCAGATTTTTTAGCTGCTTTAGAGATTCCGCGCTCACGTAACCAATCGATTGCAGCTGACATATCTCCATTTGTTTCTACTAATGCTTTTTTACAATCCATCATACCTGCACTAGTTTTTTCACGTAATTCTTTAACCATAGCTGCTGTAATTGCCATTATGATTCCTCCTAGTTTTATCTCAATTTAGAGTAAGCTTATATATGCATCCTCTTGATAATAACAAAAAAACACAAATATTGCAATACTTTGCACACTTACAACTTCTTTATTTAAACGAATTTCATCTAAAAAAACTCTTTACTATTGTAAGATGTTTTTTTCAACTTATTCATTTAACGCATTAATTCTTATCTTATTCCATAGACTCTCAAAAAAAATACCTTTCACTCACTT is a window of Turicibacter sanguinis DNA encoding:
- the pyrH gene encoding UMP kinase, which translates into the protein MDEKVGALMTSYKRVVLKLSGEALAGGKGFGIDAETVQKIALEIKSAYETGVEIAIIVGGGNIWRGKTASEMGMERSSADYMGMLATVMNALALQNALEGCGVQTRTQTSIHMNQIAEPYIRRRAIRHLEKGRIVIFGGGTGNPYFSTDTTAALRAAEINADAILMAKNGVDGVYNDDPRKNVNATKYDELSYLEVLNKGLQVMDSTAASLCMDNNIELLVFNMNESGNIKKAVAGEKIGTIVKGR
- the tsf gene encoding translation elongation factor Ts; translation: MAITAAMVKELREKTSAGMMDCKKALVETNGDMSAAIDWLRERGISKAAKKSDRVAAEGLCSVAIDGNTAVIFELNSETDFVAKNEQFLTLLDKLGKILVANKPASVEAALEIAVDGVTVNEMLIEATSTIGEKITLRRLTVVEKADNEFFGSYLHMGGRIAALTVVEGKEEVAKDAAMHAAAINPQYLTQSEVPAEVVTKEREILTQEALNEGKPANIVEKMVEGRIRKFLADVCMLEQPFVKDGDLTVAKWAANNGSTIKLFVRLEVGEGIEKVVTNFAEEVMSQVRA